The DNA sequence ATGCTTCAACCAGAATCAAACGCTAACTCCAAACACTCGTAAGGCCCTCTCAAACAGAAGACGGCAATAATATCGCTTTGAGAGGTTCCAGCGCCATCATAACACCTATAAAGAGAGGATTAACCCTCTGTTTCCCAACAGAACTTTTTACAGGCATGAAGGCCAGGGAACCCCCATCTTCACGGCAATTCCCTGCAGTTCATCGTGGATCGTTCGATCGAGTCTCATCAGCACGATTGCATAGACCGCTGCCCCAAGAACCACTGCCGTCATGACCGATGCAATATGCATAAGGGGAAAGAAAAGACCGAAGAGCCCGGTTACGCCTGCCATTGCTCCGGTTGCTACAAGAATATTACGGACAGAGCCGGTCTCGAGCTTCACGCACATCACGTTGCTGAGTACGCGGCGTGCAAGCACCGCATTAAGGAGCATAGTCACAAAAGTCGCCAGCGCAGCGCCGATCAACCCGATAACGGGAATGAGCAGCAGGTTAAGAGCGATGTTAACCACGACAGCGACAGCGGTAACCCGGAACGAATCGCGCGGCCGATCCATTGCATTCAGGCTCATGGTCTGCAGATCCGTGAAGACAAAAGCCACCTGAACGGCAAGGAGAATGACGAGTGCCGAAGCACCCGCAGCAAAGGGAGCTCCATAGAGGAAGTACAAAAGCCTTTCGCCAAGTAGCCATCCACCGACACACACCGGGAGTGCGAGAAGCAGTGAATAGGTGAACGCCCGGGAAAGTGCGGATTCAATGAGTGAGATCTCATTATGTGCGCTCCAGTTGCTCACTCTCGGAAAGAGGGAACTGTGGAGCGCCAGCGAAACGAACGTCGCAAGCGAGGTCAGTTGAAAAGCTACCCGGTAGATACCCACGTCCGCCTCGGTCATGAAGTAGCCGATCAGGACGGTATCAGCGTAATTGAATACAAGTATTCCTCCGGAACTCAGGAATATCCAGAACGAAAAAGTAGATAGGCTTGAGATATGCTTCCGATTAAAGCGGACGAGGCGAAGATCCAGGTACCGCAGATTTACAAACATCCCGACAGCCATACCAGCGACGAACCCACCGATCAACCCTCCAGCACCAAAACCCAGAAAGACGGCTATAATCTGCATGACAATTTTTGAGACGTTGTTGATAAGGTTCGTGATCTGACTGATACCCACTTTACCGGATCCTGCCGTACCCGAGTTGACTGCTGTGTAGAGCGCGCCGACAAAGAGTGCAACGAGCAGCCACAGAGTAAGATCCGGTGAGAAGAGATCAGCGCC is a window from the Methanoculleus taiwanensis genome containing:
- a CDS encoding flippase; its protein translation is MFGLLLSKVMDVSPIQRQSIISLVSTVGLTAFGLLSTMYFSHTVGPAPLGAYFLFLAYFGIFTLIGDAGFGTAAVKRISEGTDQNAFFTALIALKVGLFLVTAVALVVVYHFGADLFSPDLTLWLLVALFVGALYTAVNSGTAGSGKVGISQITNLINNVSKIVMQIIAVFLGFGAGGLIGGFVAGMAVGMFVNLRYLDLRLVRFNRKHISSLSTFSFWIFLSSGGILVFNYADTVLIGYFMTEADVGIYRVAFQLTSLATFVSLALHSSLFPRVSNWSAHNEISLIESALSRAFTYSLLLALPVCVGGWLLGERLLYFLYGAPFAAGASALVILLAVQVAFVFTDLQTMSLNAMDRPRDSFRVTAVAVVVNIALNLLLIPVIGLIGAALATFVTMLLNAVLARRVLSNVMCVKLETGSVRNILVATGAMAGVTGLFGLFFPLMHIASVMTAVVLGAAVYAIVLMRLDRTIHDELQGIAVKMGVPWPSCL